A window of the Streptomyces luomodiensis genome harbors these coding sequences:
- a CDS encoding zf-HC2 domain-containing protein → MSCSRIRTALSARLDGEEPPPGVTEEQVAAHLEACAACRLWEARAQRLTEHIARLTEADTTHGGGTPGRPRRPF, encoded by the coding sequence ATGTCGTGCTCGCGGATCCGAACCGCCCTCTCCGCCCGTCTCGACGGTGAGGAACCGCCGCCGGGGGTCACCGAGGAACAGGTGGCGGCCCACCTCGAGGCGTGTGCCGCCTGCCGGCTGTGGGAGGCCCGGGCCCAGCGGCTCACCGAGCACATCGCGCGGCTGACGGAGGCGGACACCACCCACGGCGGAGGAACACCGGGACGGCCGCGCCGGCCGTTCTGA
- a CDS encoding heavy metal translocating P-type ATPase, with protein sequence MARRSSPTSSSTAAPAAPEDPVSTVLVVDGMTCAACVGRVEKRLGRLEGVHATVNLATGRAKVAHPASVSVEALVAVVEAAGYPARPAEPTAGSGGTPQTARPAAGREPDDGRPGSEEVSERQERDRLLITALLAVPVLVLSMVPAWQFRNWQWLCFVLAAQVAVWGAWPFHRRALRGLRHGTATMDTLVSLGVTASFAWSAYALFLGGAGLPGMTMPLTLLPSASGGVAHVYLEAAVGVPLFVLAGRRLEARARRGTGSALRSLAELAAKDVAVRRGGVECRVPAAELAVGEVFLVRPGERVATDGTVVEGGSALDLSLVTGESHPVEVGPGSAVIGGAVNSGGLLEVRADAVGADTQLARISRLVEDAQTGKAAIQRLADSVAAVFVPAVLSVSVTVLGFWLGAGADPQAAITAAVAVLVVACPCALGLATPTALLAATGRGARLGILVSGVEALERLRKVDTVVLDKTGTLTTGRMSVVAVTAAAGTDAGAAEVLRLAAAVEQGSDHPLARALVTHARRQGNGPLPRPVRFAAVPGSGVSALVDGEEVAVTRPGELHGLPDDLREAVRAAETAGHTAVLVRVADVPRAVISVGDTPRSDAYRAVEHLRRLGLRPVLATGDREATARAIAGQLGITEIHAEVLPEDKAALVATFQKHGSRVAVVGDGVNDAAALAAADLGIAMAGGADAAIGAADVTLVREDIQALPDAVRLARHTLATIRANLVWAFGYNLVTLPLAAVGRLNPMVAAAAMSASSLLVVGNSLRLRAWNPSRPRAFGHRSGRTRTANRWETSS encoded by the coding sequence ATGGCACGTCGGTCCTCTCCCACGTCTTCTTCCACGGCCGCCCCCGCCGCTCCGGAAGACCCGGTGTCCACCGTCCTGGTGGTGGACGGCATGACGTGTGCCGCGTGTGTGGGCCGGGTCGAGAAGCGACTCGGCCGCCTCGAAGGGGTCCACGCCACGGTGAACCTCGCCACTGGCCGCGCCAAGGTCGCCCACCCGGCCTCGGTGTCCGTCGAGGCGCTCGTGGCCGTGGTCGAGGCCGCCGGATACCCGGCACGGCCCGCCGAACCCACCGCCGGTTCCGGCGGAACACCGCAGACCGCGCGCCCGGCGGCGGGCCGGGAGCCGGACGACGGGCGGCCCGGGAGCGAAGAGGTGAGTGAGCGTCAGGAACGCGACCGGCTGCTGATCACCGCGCTGCTGGCCGTCCCGGTGCTGGTGCTGTCGATGGTGCCCGCGTGGCAGTTCCGCAACTGGCAGTGGCTGTGCTTCGTCCTGGCCGCGCAGGTCGCCGTCTGGGGAGCGTGGCCCTTCCACCGCCGCGCGCTGCGCGGGCTGCGGCATGGCACGGCGACGATGGACACCCTGGTCTCCCTCGGCGTCACGGCCTCCTTCGCCTGGTCCGCGTACGCCCTGTTCCTGGGGGGAGCGGGTCTGCCGGGAATGACCATGCCGCTGACGCTGCTGCCCTCCGCGAGCGGCGGGGTGGCCCATGTGTATCTGGAAGCGGCCGTCGGTGTGCCGCTGTTCGTCCTGGCGGGGCGGCGGCTGGAGGCCAGGGCCCGCCGGGGTACGGGGTCCGCGCTGCGTTCCCTGGCGGAACTCGCCGCGAAGGACGTGGCGGTGCGGCGCGGCGGTGTGGAGTGCCGGGTGCCGGCGGCCGAGCTGGCGGTCGGCGAGGTGTTCCTGGTCCGGCCGGGAGAACGGGTGGCCACCGACGGCACCGTCGTCGAGGGCGGCTCCGCCCTGGACCTCTCCCTGGTCACCGGGGAGAGCCACCCGGTCGAGGTCGGGCCCGGTTCGGCGGTGATCGGCGGCGCGGTGAACTCCGGCGGCCTGCTGGAGGTACGGGCCGACGCCGTGGGCGCCGACACCCAACTCGCCCGGATCTCCCGGCTGGTGGAGGACGCCCAGACCGGTAAGGCGGCCATCCAGCGGCTCGCCGACTCCGTCGCCGCCGTCTTCGTCCCCGCCGTGCTGTCCGTCTCCGTCACGGTGCTCGGCTTCTGGCTCGGTGCCGGGGCCGATCCGCAGGCCGCGATCACCGCGGCGGTCGCCGTCCTGGTCGTCGCCTGCCCCTGCGCGCTGGGCCTGGCCACCCCCACCGCGCTGCTGGCCGCCACGGGACGCGGGGCGCGGCTCGGCATCCTGGTCAGCGGGGTCGAGGCGCTGGAGCGTCTGCGGAAGGTCGACACCGTGGTCCTGGACAAGACCGGAACCCTCACCACCGGCCGGATGAGCGTCGTCGCCGTCACCGCAGCCGCCGGTACCGACGCCGGCGCGGCCGAGGTGCTGCGCCTGGCGGCCGCCGTCGAGCAGGGGTCCGATCATCCGCTGGCCCGCGCCCTCGTCACCCACGCCCGCCGCCAGGGGAACGGACCGCTGCCACGGCCGGTCCGCTTCGCCGCCGTCCCCGGCTCCGGGGTGAGCGCCCTGGTGGACGGCGAGGAAGTGGCCGTGACGCGGCCCGGAGAGCTGCACGGGCTCCCCGATGACCTGCGGGAGGCGGTCCGCGCCGCCGAGACGGCCGGCCACACCGCGGTGCTGGTCCGCGTGGCCGATGTCCCCCGGGCGGTCATCTCCGTGGGCGACACCCCGCGTTCCGACGCCTACCGCGCGGTCGAGCATCTGCGCCGGCTGGGGCTGCGGCCCGTCCTGGCCACCGGGGACCGGGAGGCGACCGCGCGGGCCATCGCCGGACAGCTGGGCATCACGGAGATCCACGCCGAGGTGCTGCCCGAGGACAAGGCCGCGCTGGTCGCCACCTTCCAAAAGCACGGCAGCCGGGTGGCGGTCGTCGGCGACGGCGTCAACGACGCCGCCGCGCTGGCCGCCGCCGACCTGGGCATCGCCATGGCCGGAGGGGCCGACGCCGCCATCGGCGCCGCCGACGTCACACTCGTGCGCGAGGACATCCAAGCCCTTCCCGACGCCGTGCGCCTGGCCCGGCACACCCTCGCCACCATTCGCGCCAACCTGGTGTGGGCCTTCGGCTACAACCTCGTCACCCTCCCGCTGGCCGCCGTCGGCCGGCTCAACCCGATGGTCGCGGCCGCGGCCATGTCGGCCAGTTCGCTGCTGGTCGTGGGCAACAGCCTGCGCCTGCGCGCCTGGAACCCCTCCCGGCCACGCGCCTTCGGTCACCGCTCCGGGCGGACCCGCACCGCGAACCGATGGGAGACCTCGTCGTGA
- a CDS encoding sigma-70 family RNA polymerase sigma factor, which translates to MRDDAAVTSWALAARAGDPVAVEEFVRATRPDVRRYVAHLSGDPQAVDDLVQDTYLRALRSLPGFQGRSSARTWLLVIARRVVADRIRRLAARPRLAATDDWQAAAERSQPRGVPGFDESVALGELLAALPRARREAFVLTQLLGLTYPEAAAVARCPVGTIRSRVARARETLITQLTAEEGEPAGPEPAVADRIGAPPVPATAGAMV; encoded by the coding sequence ATGCGTGACGACGCCGCCGTGACGTCATGGGCACTCGCGGCCCGTGCCGGTGACCCGGTCGCCGTGGAGGAGTTCGTCCGCGCCACCCGCCCGGACGTCCGCCGCTATGTGGCGCACCTGAGCGGTGACCCGCAGGCGGTGGACGATCTGGTGCAGGACACCTATCTGCGCGCGCTGCGCAGCCTCCCCGGGTTCCAGGGGAGGTCGTCGGCGCGTACCTGGCTGCTGGTGATCGCGCGCAGAGTGGTGGCCGACCGGATCCGGCGGCTGGCGGCCCGCCCCAGGCTCGCCGCGACCGACGACTGGCAGGCGGCCGCGGAGCGGAGTCAGCCGCGCGGTGTACCGGGCTTCGACGAGAGCGTCGCCCTCGGCGAACTGCTCGCCGCGCTGCCCAGGGCCCGGCGGGAGGCGTTCGTGCTCACCCAGCTGCTGGGACTGACCTACCCGGAGGCCGCCGCCGTGGCGCGTTGCCCGGTCGGCACGATCCGCTCCCGCGTGGCCAGGGCCCGGGAAACCCTGATCACTCAGCTCACCGCCGAGGAGGGTGAACCAGCCGGCCCGGAGCCGGCGGTGGCGGACCGGATCGGTGCTCCCCCGGTACCGGCCACGGCCGGGGCCATGGTCTGA
- a CDS encoding thiamine pyrophosphate-requiring protein: MAQVSDFVLTRLREWGVHRVFGYPGDGINGLLGAFDRAHGDPEFIQVRHEEMAAFMACGHAKFTGEVGVCTATSGPGAVHLLNGLYDAKLDHQPVVAVVGQQKRLSLGSHYQQEIHLDRLFEDVSEYCEMVTHPGQARHVIDRAFKTALTTRGVSTIVIPNDIQEEDAQPSPPKAHGSVFSSVGWSRPRVLPDPDELRRAADVLNEGEKVAIIVGQGAADAADEVVAVAELLGAGVAKALLGRGVLADDLPYVTGPIGLLGSTASDKMIKECDTLFLIGTSFPYSEWLPDEGQARGVEIDIDGRMIGIRYPMDAHLIGDAKETLRELVPLLRRKEKRNWRNKVEKDVREWQDICATWSGQHFGDLINPQSVAAELSSRLPDRAILTADSGSATNWWARHLRLRAGMDASLSGTLATMGPGVPYAIAARFAHPDRPVIAFVGDGAFQMNGMNEMITVKRYMDRLAGGPPLVFCVFNNQDLNQVTWEQRAMAGDPKYPASQVIPDIPYGAYAELLGLRGIRCEAPKKVGRAWDEALASDHPVVLEFKVDQEIAPIPPHLMAPQAKKTVKAALHDPELAGIARRGIRQKAAQYAEHLTGRRHA; encoded by the coding sequence GTGGCTCAGGTATCGGACTTCGTGCTGACTCGTCTGCGCGAGTGGGGTGTGCACCGGGTCTTCGGCTATCCGGGGGACGGGATCAACGGTCTGCTCGGGGCGTTCGACCGGGCCCATGGGGACCCTGAGTTCATCCAGGTCCGGCACGAGGAGATGGCCGCGTTCATGGCCTGCGGCCACGCGAAGTTCACCGGCGAGGTGGGAGTCTGCACCGCCACCTCCGGCCCCGGCGCCGTCCATCTGCTCAACGGTCTGTACGACGCCAAGCTCGACCACCAGCCGGTGGTCGCCGTCGTGGGCCAGCAGAAGCGGCTCAGTCTGGGCTCCCACTACCAGCAGGAAATCCATCTGGACCGGCTGTTCGAGGACGTCTCCGAGTACTGCGAGATGGTCACCCACCCCGGCCAGGCCCGGCATGTCATCGACCGCGCCTTCAAGACCGCGCTGACCACCCGTGGCGTGTCGACCATCGTCATCCCCAACGACATCCAGGAGGAGGACGCCCAGCCCTCCCCGCCCAAGGCCCACGGATCGGTCTTCTCCAGCGTGGGCTGGAGCCGCCCCCGGGTCCTGCCCGACCCCGATGAGCTGCGCCGCGCCGCCGATGTGCTCAACGAGGGCGAGAAGGTGGCCATCATCGTCGGCCAGGGCGCGGCCGACGCCGCGGACGAGGTCGTCGCGGTGGCGGAACTGCTGGGCGCCGGTGTGGCCAAGGCGCTGCTGGGCCGTGGCGTCCTCGCCGACGACCTGCCGTACGTCACCGGGCCGATCGGTCTGCTGGGCAGCACCGCCAGCGACAAGATGATCAAGGAGTGCGACACCCTCTTCCTGATCGGCACCAGCTTCCCGTACTCCGAGTGGCTGCCGGACGAGGGGCAGGCCCGCGGTGTCGAGATCGACATCGACGGCCGCATGATCGGTATCCGCTACCCCATGGACGCCCATCTGATCGGCGACGCCAAGGAGACCCTCCGGGAGCTCGTACCGCTGCTGCGGCGCAAGGAGAAGCGGAACTGGAGGAACAAGGTCGAGAAGGACGTGCGGGAGTGGCAGGACATCTGCGCCACCTGGTCCGGCCAGCACTTCGGGGACCTCATCAACCCCCAGTCGGTGGCCGCCGAGCTCTCCTCGCGCCTGCCGGACCGGGCGATCCTCACCGCCGACTCGGGCTCGGCCACCAACTGGTGGGCGCGCCATCTGAGGCTGCGCGCCGGGATGGACGCCTCGCTGTCCGGCACGCTGGCCACCATGGGCCCCGGAGTGCCGTATGCGATCGCGGCGCGGTTCGCCCATCCGGACCGTCCCGTGATCGCCTTCGTGGGAGACGGCGCGTTCCAGATGAACGGCATGAACGAGATGATCACCGTCAAGCGCTATATGGACCGGCTGGCGGGTGGCCCGCCGCTGGTCTTCTGCGTCTTCAACAACCAGGACCTCAACCAGGTCACCTGGGAACAGCGCGCCATGGCCGGGGACCCGAAGTACCCCGCCTCCCAGGTCATCCCGGACATCCCCTACGGGGCGTACGCCGAGCTGCTGGGGCTGCGGGGCATCCGGTGCGAGGCGCCGAAGAAGGTGGGCAGGGCCTGGGACGAGGCCCTGGCCAGTGACCACCCGGTCGTCCTGGAGTTCAAGGTCGACCAGGAGATCGCGCCGATCCCACCGCACCTGATGGCCCCCCAGGCGAAGAAGACGGTGAAGGCCGCCCTGCACGACCCCGAGCTGGCCGGCATCGCCCGCCGGGGCATCCGGCAGAAGGCCGCCCAGTACGCCGAGCACCTGACGGGGCGCAGGCATGCGTGA
- a CDS encoding copper chaperone PCu(A)C, translated as MIPRSADGTRAPAPYTGRTPWWPLRAAAVPLLAGLLTLGTLVAWTTAGRAGTPAALSVRDGRVFVPQNPEATAAFFTIVNSGGSDDRLIGVTAPAGQRAMLSRSVVTGKGARGMRMISAVTVPAGGTLRMTADTVDVMIEPPPRISPGDRLTFTLRFRDSPAVTTRALAVRPGG; from the coding sequence GTGATCCCCCGATCCGCTGACGGCACCCGGGCCCCGGCGCCCTACACGGGCCGTACGCCCTGGTGGCCGTTGCGTGCCGCCGCGGTCCCGCTGCTGGCCGGACTGCTGACCCTCGGCACCCTCGTCGCGTGGACCACCGCGGGCAGGGCGGGCACCCCCGCCGCCCTGAGCGTCCGCGACGGACGCGTCTTCGTACCGCAGAACCCCGAGGCCACGGCCGCGTTCTTCACCATCGTCAACAGCGGCGGCAGCGACGACCGGCTGATCGGCGTCACCGCACCGGCCGGACAGCGCGCCATGCTGAGCCGGTCCGTCGTGACCGGCAAGGGGGCACGCGGTATGCGCATGATCTCCGCCGTCACCGTGCCGGCGGGCGGGACTCTCCGCATGACCGCGGACACCGTGGATGTGATGATCGAACCGCCGCCCCGGATCTCTCCGGGCGACCGGCTCACCTTCACGCTGCGCTTCCGCGACAGCCCAGCGGTCACCACCCGGGCGCTGGCGGTACGCCCCGGCGGGTGA
- a CDS encoding MarR family transcriptional regulator, whose product MRETGNRPFDESPAPAPEAGVEELAQAADQLFYAMRRSRAATAGQAVDGLSLAQLALLDLLAGEGAGAGLPVSRLAASAEVSVPTATRMLKQLEAKEVVTRRRSPEDERQVLVRLTEHGARRLAAMRTELRERQARALSRFTPEERLQLAAQLRRLAGAITDRDH is encoded by the coding sequence ATGCGAGAGACCGGCAACCGCCCCTTCGACGAGAGCCCCGCACCGGCCCCCGAAGCCGGGGTGGAGGAGCTGGCCCAGGCCGCCGACCAGCTCTTCTACGCCATGCGCCGCTCCCGGGCCGCGACCGCGGGCCAGGCCGTGGACGGACTGTCGCTGGCGCAGCTGGCCCTGCTCGACCTCCTGGCCGGGGAGGGAGCGGGGGCCGGCCTGCCGGTCAGCAGGCTCGCCGCGTCCGCCGAGGTCAGCGTCCCCACCGCGACCCGGATGCTCAAGCAGCTCGAAGCCAAGGAGGTGGTGACCCGGCGGCGGTCACCCGAGGACGAGCGCCAGGTCCTGGTCCGCCTCACCGAGCACGGTGCCCGCCGGCTCGCGGCCATGCGCACCGAGCTGCGTGAGCGCCAGGCCCGCGCGCTGTCCCGGTTCACGCCCGAGGAGCGCCTCCAGCTCGCCGCACAGCTGCGCCGGCTGGCCGGGGCCATCACCGACCGGGACCACTGA
- a CDS encoding PE-PGRS family protein has translation MDAGQMLRTVRAAVFAVVCVLLAALGHVVTSGVPVPLPTLLGALAAAVAGAWCCAGRERGPVAVGLLTVGTQAALHTAFSFGQAVDGGSGSGPSLSRRWADLLLCGPGRAPLAEGDAARVVRDAGLGGLLRDAAPAMAEHGHADGGMTAGHMAMTVPSMAHDGMHGTMSGMLAAHLLVAVLSAWWLWGGERAAFQLARAAAIRLFAPLLVVFGVVIPDVLPSARVTREKPRRAARELLLANAISLRGPPPVPAVR, from the coding sequence ATGGATGCGGGGCAGATGCTCAGAACGGTGCGGGCCGCGGTGTTCGCGGTGGTCTGTGTGCTGCTCGCGGCCCTGGGACACGTGGTGACATCGGGTGTCCCGGTGCCCTTGCCGACCCTGCTGGGCGCCTTGGCGGCCGCGGTCGCCGGTGCGTGGTGTTGTGCCGGCCGTGAGCGCGGCCCGGTGGCGGTGGGGTTGCTCACCGTGGGCACACAGGCGGCGCTGCACACCGCGTTCTCGTTCGGCCAGGCTGTGGACGGCGGCAGTGGGTCCGGGCCGTCGCTGTCCCGGCGCTGGGCCGACCTCCTGCTGTGCGGACCGGGGCGGGCCCCGCTTGCCGAGGGCGACGCCGCGCGGGTGGTCCGGGACGCCGGGCTGGGCGGGTTGCTTCGGGACGCGGCCCCCGCCATGGCGGAACACGGGCATGCCGACGGCGGGATGACGGCCGGTCATATGGCCATGACGGTGCCGTCCATGGCGCATGACGGCATGCACGGAACCATGTCCGGCATGCTCGCCGCACACCTTCTGGTCGCCGTCCTGAGCGCGTGGTGGCTGTGGGGCGGCGAGCGCGCGGCCTTCCAGTTGGCGCGCGCGGCGGCCATCCGGTTGTTCGCCCCGCTGCTCGTCGTCTTCGGCGTCGTCATTCCCGACGTCCTGCCGTCCGCCCGTGTCACACGGGAGAAGCCGCGCCGCGCCGCACGGGAACTCCTGCTCGCCAACGCCATTTCCCTGCGGGGTCCGCCGCCGGTGCCCGCTGTCCGCTGA
- a CDS encoding amidohydrolase family protein: protein MDSPARIDVHQHIVPPVWAKALDARGLDSGGWAIPAWSPRGAIAMMDQQGIATGVLSVTAPGVHLDSDQDGRALARAVNEYGAEVVKDRPDRFGHFASVPLPDLDGAVAEAVHALDTLGADGVVLMSNAHGRYLGDPHFEPLWAELDRRRANVFVHPAQPPMPLLPGTPAPLADYVFDTTRTALNLVLSGVMSRYPDVRVILSHGGGFLPYAAYRFSGLTSAVVDPDRGAEDVLRDLKRFYFDTALSASPSALPALLAFAEPGHVLYGSDWPFAPQDAGSYYNRFLESYPDFTPGQAEAIDRGSAEALFPRLTR, encoded by the coding sequence ATGGACTCCCCCGCACGCATCGACGTTCACCAGCACATCGTTCCGCCCGTCTGGGCGAAGGCCCTGGACGCACGCGGCCTGGACTCCGGCGGCTGGGCCATCCCCGCCTGGAGCCCTCGGGGCGCGATCGCGATGATGGACCAGCAGGGCATCGCCACCGGGGTGCTGTCCGTCACCGCGCCCGGTGTCCACCTCGACAGCGACCAGGACGGCCGCGCCCTCGCCCGCGCCGTCAACGAGTACGGCGCCGAGGTCGTCAAGGACCGCCCCGACCGCTTCGGCCACTTCGCCAGCGTCCCGCTGCCCGACCTCGACGGCGCGGTGGCCGAGGCCGTCCACGCGCTGGACACCCTGGGCGCCGACGGCGTGGTGCTGATGTCCAACGCGCATGGCCGCTACCTCGGCGACCCCCACTTCGAACCGCTGTGGGCCGAACTCGACCGCCGCCGGGCCAATGTGTTCGTCCACCCCGCCCAGCCGCCGATGCCGCTGCTGCCCGGCACCCCCGCCCCGCTGGCCGACTACGTCTTCGACACCACCCGCACCGCGCTCAACCTGGTACTGAGCGGCGTCATGAGCCGGTACCCCGACGTGCGGGTGATCCTCTCCCACGGCGGCGGTTTCCTGCCCTACGCCGCCTATCGCTTCTCCGGCCTGACCTCCGCCGTCGTCGACCCGGACCGCGGCGCCGAGGACGTGCTGCGCGACCTCAAGCGGTTCTACTTCGACACCGCCCTGTCCGCCAGCCCCAGCGCGCTGCCCGCCCTGCTCGCCTTCGCGGAGCCCGGCCACGTCCTCTACGGCAGCGACTGGCCCTTCGCTCCCCAGGACGCGGGCAGCTACTACAACCGCTTCCTGGAGAGCTACCCGGACTTCACCCCCGGCCAGGCCGAGGCGATCGACCGCGGCAGCGCCGAGGCGCTCTTCCCCCGCCTCACCCGCTGA
- a CDS encoding MDR family MFS transporter, with translation MHVLRNRPVRRAARTSPTSPRERTWARLSPLLRLLILTQLAFNIGFFAVLPFLAEHLGTAIGMAGWLVGFVLGLRTFSQQGLFVVGGWLVDRHGVRPVVLAGCVARIAGFAWLGYAERTWAVIGAVLLIGFAAALFSPAVESEVARQAVAWEREGHGARTRVLALFTACGQAGTFIGPLLGGLLLTVDFRAACLAGAGVFLLVLTGHAWLMPRHIPGRVRVRERGGVRVLLRNRRFLALCCAYGSYLLAYNQLYLALPDEVERAAGSQMPLSWLFALSSLLVVCAQLPVTRWAGDRLDLRRSMTAGLLLIAAGFAVVAAARPAAWTGTVGLLPAAGYVVLLTLGQMLVVPAARAWVPDLAEDTRLGLYTGALSSVSGLIVLVGSSATGSLLDLGLPATVRWLVLAAVPALAVTLLPRRPENGPASPEPTGRPTG, from the coding sequence ATGCATGTCCTGCGCAACAGGCCGGTCCGCCGAGCCGCCCGGACGTCGCCCACGTCCCCACGCGAGCGCACCTGGGCGCGCCTGTCCCCGCTTCTCCGGCTGCTGATCCTGACGCAACTCGCGTTCAACATCGGCTTCTTCGCCGTCCTGCCCTTCCTCGCCGAGCACCTCGGCACCGCGATCGGCATGGCGGGCTGGCTGGTGGGATTCGTCCTCGGGCTGCGGACCTTCAGCCAGCAGGGTCTGTTCGTGGTCGGCGGCTGGCTGGTGGACCGCCACGGTGTGCGCCCGGTCGTGCTGGCGGGCTGTGTCGCCCGGATCGCGGGTTTCGCCTGGCTCGGCTACGCGGAGCGGACCTGGGCGGTGATCGGGGCGGTGCTGCTGATCGGCTTCGCCGCCGCGCTGTTCTCCCCCGCGGTGGAGTCGGAGGTGGCCCGGCAGGCCGTGGCCTGGGAGCGGGAGGGCCATGGCGCACGCACCCGGGTACTGGCCCTGTTCACCGCCTGCGGCCAGGCGGGTACGTTCATCGGTCCGCTGCTCGGCGGGCTGTTGCTCACCGTGGACTTCCGCGCCGCGTGCCTCGCCGGGGCCGGGGTCTTCCTGCTCGTCCTCACCGGGCACGCGTGGCTGATGCCGCGGCACATCCCCGGCCGGGTCCGGGTCCGGGAGCGGGGCGGGGTCCGTGTGCTGCTGCGCAACCGCCGGTTCCTCGCCCTGTGCTGCGCGTACGGCAGCTATCTGCTCGCGTACAACCAGCTCTACCTGGCCCTGCCGGACGAGGTGGAGCGGGCGGCGGGCTCCCAGATGCCGCTGTCCTGGCTGTTCGCCCTGTCCTCGCTGCTGGTCGTGTGCGCCCAGCTCCCGGTCACCCGCTGGGCGGGCGACCGGCTCGACCTGCGCCGCTCGATGACCGCGGGGCTGCTGCTCATCGCGGCGGGTTTCGCGGTCGTGGCCGCCGCCCGCCCCGCCGCCTGGACGGGCACCGTCGGGCTGCTGCCCGCCGCGGGCTACGTCGTCCTGCTCACCCTCGGCCAGATGCTGGTCGTCCCGGCTGCCCGTGCCTGGGTGCCCGATCTGGCCGAGGACACCCGGCTCGGCCTCTACACCGGCGCGCTGTCCTCCGTCTCCGGCCTGATCGTCCTCGTCGGCAGTTCGGCCACGGGCTCTCTGCTCGACCTGGGCCTCCCGGCCACCGTCCGCTGGCTGGTGCTCGCCGCCGTCCCGGCCCTCGCGGTGACGCTGCTGCCCCGCCGGCCGGAAAACGGCCCGGCCTCCCCTGAACCCACGGGCCGACCCACGGGCTGA